The genome window AGACTGAAATCTTCCTAATATGCTAATGGCATATGCAATATTAGGTCTGGTACATACCTGTGCATACATAAGACTCCCAACTAGTGAAGCATAAGGCTTGCTAGCCATTTGTTTTCCCTCAAACTCAGTCTTGGGGCATGATCTTTACTGAGCTTCTCTTCCTTTGTCATTGGAACATCATAACCATTTGAGTTTTTCATATTGAACCTTTTAAGTACTTTTTCAATATATGCTTTTTGTGGTAAACCAAGTAGCCCTTTGCTTCGATCCCTTGTGATCTGAATCCCAAGAACAAAAACTGCCTCTCCcatatctttcatctcaaagtGTTTTGACAGAAATCTCTTGGTGTCACTCAACAATGATGCATTATTGCATGCTactaatatgtcatctacataaagAATGAGAAAGTAAAGCAGTTTCCATTCCTCTTCATATAAACACATTCATCACTAGGGCTCTCTTCAAAACAATGTGATGAAACAACCTCATCAAACTTCAAATACCACTGTCTTGAGGCCTGTTTCAATCCATAAATGGACTTCTTAAGTTTACAGACTAAACTTTCTCTCCCTTTTTGAATGAAACCTTATGGTTGCTTCATATAGATCTCTTTTTCAAGATTTCCATTCAAGAATGTAGTCTTAACGTCCATTTGATGTAGAAATAAATCGAAGTGAGCCATTAGGGCCATGATCACTTTAAAAGAGTCTTTTGTAGAGACTGGGGAGAAGGTTTCATTGTAATAAACTCCTTCTTGTTGAGTATAACACTTTGCTACAAGTCTAGCTTTGTATCTTTCAATTTCACCCTTTGATTCTTTATTTGTTATGTAAACCCACTTACACCCTATTGGTAGACACCTTTGTGGAAACTTAACTAACTCCCATACTTTGTTTTTATCCATGGAATCTAATTCTGATTGCATAACTTCTTGCTAGTGTTCATTATTTGAACTCTCAATTGCTTTCTTGAAGTTTAATGGATCTTCTTTTTGGCTATTAAACTCAGCTTCTTGCAGATACACAAAGAAGTCATATAAGATTGCAGGCTTTCTTGCACGAgtggattttctggtttccatTCGCACATGTTCAATGTGCTCATCTTGAATAGCTGGTGGGTTGTTCAGTTGCACAGGTTCATCTGCaaccatttcttcttcttggacaactTGTATTGGTTCTTCAATTTGTTCATTTGTACTTTGCACTGGAATTGGCACAAGAACTCTATCTGTCACAGCATCACCTAGGTTTTCATCTTGCAGTATTGTGGTCTCTTCATTCCAGTCAAGATTCTCTTCCCATTGATCATTATTAGCTTCTTTAATGAACTTGGCTCTCCCAGTTTCAATGAACCTCGAGGTATGGTTGGGACAATACATGTAACCCTTAGTTCTTTCTAGATACCCTACAAAGAAGTATGTGATTGTTCTAGGGTCTAGCTTCTTCTCCATTGGATTGTATGCTCTTGCTTCTGCTTTGTAGCCCAAAATTCTCAAGTGATTGAATACTGGTTTTCTGTTGGTTCACAATTCAAAGGGTATCTTGGGAACAGACTTGCTAGGGACCCTATTCAACAAGTAATTTGCAGTTTTGATTGCTTCCCCCTAAAGAAAAGTAGGTAGCTTCGAATTACACATCATGTTTCTTACCATTTCAATTAATGTCATATTTGTTCTTTCACTAACTCCATTTTGCTCAGGGGTCCCATGATTAGTGTATTGAGCAACGATTCCATGTTCTTGTAGGAATAATGTAAAAGGACCAGGCTGTCTACCAGACTCACTAAACTTCTCATAATACTCTTCACCTCTATCAAACCTTACTATCTTGATCTTGTAGTTGGTTCTCCACTTCTGCTTTATAGATTTTGAAAGTAGCAAATGCACTAGATTTCTCTCCTAACAAGTATACATACTCAAACCTAGAAAAGTCATCAGTGAAAGTGATGGAATACTTGTAACCATTGTCTGTTTGTGTTGGAAAAGGACCACAAATATCTGTGTAGATTAGTTCTAGTAGCCTTGTACTTCTAGTTGaacctttctttttcttgtttatcATTTTTCCCTTAATGTAGTTGGTTCAAATATCGAAATCACCATAATTCAGTGATGGCAGGATTTATTCTCTAGTCAATCTTTGCATTCTGTCCCTAGAAATGTGCCCTAATCTTTTGTGCCATAACTTGAATGAGGTGTTGTTTGTCAGTGTTCGTTTGTGCCCTACTGTGTTAACCGCACTTATTGGTATATTGCAGTTAAGCTTGAACATATCACCAGTCAACAGTCCATCACCAATTAGCTCAGAACTTCGAAATATTGAAAAACCAATCTCCTTAATATCAaacttaaattttgatttaacaAGCCTACTAACTGAAACTAAATTCCTTCTCATGGAAGGTATATAAGCAACATCAACCAAATCTAGCAAAAAACCAGAAAATAATTCAAGCCTAACTACTCCAATGAACTTAATTGCAACTCTAGCTTCATTGCCCACACGAACACTGACACCTCATCTTTGTTTGGCACCCCTTACTAACGTACCCCTGCAATGAATTTGTTACATGAATTGTAGCACCAGTATCAAGCCACCAAGTGTCATAAGATATCTCAACTAAATTcgattcaaaacaaactaaaattcTATGTATTGTACCTTTGATTTTCTTGTTCTCTTTCTAATGCTTATACCTTCTTTCTTCTGATGTCTAACCTTCTTGCAGAAGAAATACTTCATTCCAACATCCCTATGCACCCTCCGATGATTATTGACCCTATTCACCCTTCCAGCAGCCCTATTGTGATTTCTCTATGAAGGATTGTCTTTCTCATTGGGAGGATTTGTAAGGTTAACATTCTGCATTGCATTGACTTGTTTCTTGCCTTTATCTTGCCGAATATTTTGCTCTTCATGCACACAGATGACAATTAGTTCATTTAAGtcccatttttctttctaagcTATATAAGTACTGTTCAACTGAGAGTATTCAGGGGGTAAAGAATTTTAGGCGAGATAAACTAGTAAAGGATCATCTATCTTAATGTTAAGTGCATTAAGCTTAGCAGCTACATCAACCATTGAGAGGATGTGCTCTCTCACATCACCACCCAGGTACTTAGTGGTAATTAGGGTGTTCATAAGGGTTCCAGTTTCAACTTTTTCAGATTCCTTGAACTTGACTTTGATGGAGTCAAGATATGCCTTAGCATTATTTGACTCAGTGATTGCCCCTCGAACCAAGTCAGGCATTGACCTTTTGATTACCAGCAGCGCCATTTTGTTAGCCTTAACCCATTTTTTATATTCATTCTTCTTGGCTGCAGTTGCATCATTAGCGGGCTTGGTTGGTTCATTCTCTCTTAGAGCTAGATTGAAATCTATGAGTCCTAGAGCTATTTCAATATCTTGCCTCCACTTCTTATAATTGGTTCCATTGAGTGTTTGAATTGAATTCAGGGAGCTAATTACTGAaagattttcaaacaaaataagcATTCAAGACTCTATATTATGTATAACTGAAACAACTCAACCTTTGTTTGGCATTCAAGTTTAATCAGTATCAGTGCAAAATATATAAGTTGCATAAGTAATGGTATAACATGAAAGCCATCCACCTTCGTTTGGCAATTAACTTTCACAGCTCATGCACTTCCACTAATCTATCAGTAATCGAACCAATATGGATTAGTTACACCTTTATTTGGGGATATAACCTTATTGTTATGGCTACTGATACAAATTGATCAATCAAAACCTTGAATTTTCAACAGTTATTGAATGATTAAGACAAATTTGTTGTGTCCCACTCATCCAATTACATCTCAAAAACATTGATCATATTGCAACTTTCAGCATGCCATGAACCTTTAAAACTTTCAATCATTGACATGCTTGACAAATAAGATTCTGAAGCAAACAATTCTTCGAATTTTATTAGGCCAAAATTGTTGTAAATgatgggtatgtttgcccacatgtgtatagtaatgtgtatagtaaagtatCACATGTGTACTATATACTCATAAGCTAAATAgtaatgttttgtaattttccattgaagtagctctataaatagagcaattCAATTGTGCAAAGATGAgtgaatgagaagaagaaagaaaagagaaatatatctaatagcaataatatacattacttcctctggAACAGCTTGTGTCGGTATATTactctgcaactgcttcgttccttcaccgagtaaaggttatctctctataaattttgcctatttataacacgttatcagcacgactctctaatctttttctcatttcctttcactgaaaaaaaaaaaaaatgtttcctctaaggttttttctgttcttcttcttcctctccctcaATTGCTGGGTATACCCTCGCGAAGAACTGTTTGCACCATGTTTACTTCTAGTTCTCCAACTAACTGTcacttatatctttgatttcttgtttggtgtagatATTGACTACTAACCCACTGATTATTTATGCAATCCAAGATTGTGCGGTTCtatcgcctatcttggactgcagatctaattttactgcaaattttaagtggagcggtataatcgcccgctctatcctgcatatttaaattttcccgttatttaattttatcgcaattttaggtggtgtgaaaTAATCACCCACCCTGCTTTACATctttaattttatcgcaattctaggtggtgtgaaataatcacccactctgctttacatatttaattttatcgcaattttaggtggtgtgaaataatcacccatcctgctttgcatatttaattttattgcaattttaggtggtgcggtataatcgtccatcctgctttgcatatttaattttattgcaattttaggtggtgcggtataatcgtccaccctgctttgcatatttaattttattgcaattttaggtggtgcggtataatcgtccaccctgctttgcatatttaattttattgcaattttaggtggtgcggtataatcgtccaccctgctttgcatatttaaattttatcgcaattttaggtggtgcggtataatcgtccaccttgctctacatatttaaattttcctgctgTTTAAAGTAGTGCGGGATAATCACCCATCCTATACTTATTtcgatgagaatggtgcggtacaattgcccttctcattaattgtgtaaatctcgagcctgaagtttcgagtacttatcattttggcctgaagatcaaaaaaaaatttgtaagaaccagaagttctaacaatatattTCTCCAGTACACATATtactgcaagttcttacacacctcatttttctttcagaaaagaaaatggcaaacttggcaaagcttgattttgctgccctggacattactggaaagaattaccttacatgggtactggataccaagatccatctggaagcagcaaatcttggagataccatcaaGGAAGAAAGCAGTTCATCCTCTCAAGATCGAGCAAAGGCCATGATTTTTATTCGtcgccatcttgatgaggcactaaagagcgagtacttaacggttgaagatccgttagcCCTTTGGAATGCCTTGAGAagcagatacaatcaccagacaacggtgattcttccaaaagctcgctatgactggactcacctaaggatccaggatttcaaatcagtggctgagtacaattcggcgttgttcagaattacctctcagatgaaACTCTGTGGGGATACTATCACTGAGGAGATGTtattggaaaagactttcagcacattccaCGCCTCTAACATGGTACTGCAACAACAGTATAGAGCGCGaggcttcactgaatacaaccagctgatatctgtgctcTTGGTGgctgaacagaacaatgagcttctcatgaaaaaccataattcccgacctactggatcagcaccgttcccagaagtgaatgttgCGTCCCTTGAAAGAAATACCATATCCTCCCgtggcaataattacaaacgaggaCGTGGTCACAAGCAAGGTCGGTGGAAAGGAAAaagcaagaaccatggtgtccagtttcacaaccaggttccaaggTATAATCCAGGCCCGAGCTTTAAAAATACCAATCGCCAGAAAGGAAAAGCTCATGTGAACACTCCTAGAAATCATGAAGGAGgttgccataggtgtggtggcaacggACATTGGGCGCGTACTTGTCGCACCCCAAAGCATCTGGTGGAACTATATCAAGCCTCcttcaaggagaagggtgtcgagatcaatttccttgaccaggctaaaccaatggaAACCCCTGATCCAGTGACCAATTTATCAGGACAGTTAAACACAACCCACCTGGATGCTACAGACTTTATTAatgaaagagggaatgaagtttatgggtccgattgaattatttatgtttaatgtactcATGTTATTTGTACCTGTGGTTTAATGCtcgcattttcaattcaataaaagtagtattccagtatgaataaattgctttttctttactcagagatcatggataaaaattatggttattctcaaaacaagatCAATGGCGGAGACTTTTGTCTTGCAGATAGCGCAACCACGCATTCAATACTTCGAGACCGAAAGTATTTCTCGAATTTggtacttgcaaaagtaaaggtaacaacaatatcaggaccatcagatgtaattgaaggctcaggaaaagcccagattatgttaccaaatggaacaatattgtctatAAAGAATGCATTATATGCTACTCGGTCcattcgaaatttgttgagttttaaagacatacgtttaaatggataccaccttgaaacgaaaagtgtagaaaatgtggaatatttatgcattacctccaacgatacccagaagcgtatattggagaagttgcatggtttatcgagtggattgtattgtacatacataaagacagttgaggcatatactgtcatgaaccagaagttcattgattcaaaggtttacatgctttggcatgaccgtctaggtcatccaggatccaccatgatgcgtagaatcattaccaactctaatggacatccattactGAGCAGACACATTAATGTCCCGAATGATAatccttgcaaggcttgttcccaagggaagttggtaattagaccatcacaactaaaggttgatgatgaatccccatcatttttgcaaagaattcaaggggatatttgtggacctattcaaccaccttgtggaccatttcgatattttatggttttggttgatgcatctacccgatggtcacatgtttgcctattgtctactcgaaatgtagcttttgcgagacttcttgctcagataattaagttgcgagcacagttcccagatcatcccattaagtccattcgacttgataacgctggtgaatttacgtctcaaacctttgatgattactgtaTGGCACTGGGCATTAatgttgaacaccctgttcctcatgtccatactcaaaatggtttagcagaggcatttatcaagcggcttcaattaatagcccgcactctgctcatgaaaacgaaattgccagtttatacatggggacatgccatattacatgctgcatcattggttagattgagacccatagccaaccaccaatactcatcaatacaactcgtgtttggacatcagccaaatatttcacatttacgagtttttggttgtgctgcttatgtgcctattgcaccaccacaacgaactaaaatgggacctcagcgcaaattgggaatttatgtgggttttgattcaccatctatcattagatatttggaacctttGACTGGTGATgtgtttacagctcgttttgctgattgtcattttgatgagacaattttcccgtcgttagggggagaaaagaccgttctaGAAGAACGACAAGAGCtaacatgggttgttcccaccttatctcattttgatccaagaagcactcaatgtgaaaacgAAGTGAAAAgaatcgttcatcttcaaggcattgctaatcaaatgccagatgcatttaatgatgcttcgaAAGTGACACAGTCATATATACCGGCTGCAAACgcacctgcaagaattgatgtccctgttggacaaaataaagtggcagcgaatgattcatccagtgcacgcctgaagcgtggtagacccccaggttcaaaagattcagctcctcgaaagagaaagatgagggcCCAATTGAACCCAAATGATATCATTCAAGAAAAGGAATTGAATGATAAATCCACAATTCGTGACTCtgtacttccagaaaaagaaaatgtccttgatgagacatatgtccctgaagagacagaagtacatgaaagcaaagaaatatccataaattatgcatgtactaatgaattgtgggatcgaaatgaaataatcatcaatgacatgtttgcatttgcaatagccactgaaatcatattaagtgatgatattgagccccgctctgttgatgaatgcaaacagagacaagattggcctaagtggaaagatgcaatccaggcagaattaaaatccttggaaagacgaagtgtttttggaccagtagtccaaaccccgcctggtgtgaaccccgtaggttataaatgggtattcacaaggaaacgcaacgagaaaaacgagattgcaagatataaagcacgactcgttgcacaaggtttttcacaaagacctggagttgattatgaagagacatactctcctgtaatggatgCAATTACGtttcgttacttaataagtttggtgatttcagaaaaacttgacatgcgacttatggatgtcatcaccgcgtatctatatggagaattagatactgacatatatatgaaagtcccagaaggacttaagttgcctgaagcaactaacaaaccacggggtatgttctcaatcaaattaaggcgatcactatatgggctgaaacaatctgggcgaatgtggtataatcgtctcagtgagtatttgattaaagaaggatatgccaacaatgtcatctgcccttgtgtgtttattaagaaatcaaatactggatttgctatagtggcagtatatgtcgatgatatgaacctagttggaaccccCGAAGAGCTCAacaaaactgctgaatatctgaaaaacgaatttgaaatgaaagaccttgggaaaaccaaatattgtctaggcctgcagatcgagcattgtgttagtggaattttggtccatcaatcagcttacattgaaaaaatactgaagcgatttggcatggacaaggcttatccacttagcaccccaatggtcgttcgttctttggacattaagaaagatccatttcgtccaaaagaagatgatgaactggtccttggtccagaagtaccatatttgagcgcaataggtgctttattgtatttagcacaatgtactagaccagatatagctttttcagttaacttgttagccaggtacagctctgctccaacaattcgtcattggaagggagtcaaagatgttctacgataccttcgtgggacaacagatatgggtctcttctactcagacaagcccacaaatgaacaaatccttgttggatacgcagatgctggttttctctccgatccgcataaagcccgctcacaaaatggatatgtgttcactaatggagatactgcaatttcatggcgatcaacaaagcaaacgctagttgcaacatcttccaatcattcggaaataattgctttacatgaagcaagtcgtgaatgttcttggttaagatcaatgatccatcacatccggaattcatgtggtctaccttcaaagacaaacactccaactgtcatccatgaagataatgcagcctgtgtcgcccaaatgaaggaaggatttatcaaaggtgataagactaaacacatatctccaagatttttcagcgcacatgagcttcagaaggctaaagttcttgaagtcagacaaatccgttccaatgaaaatttagcagacttgttcaccaaatctctaccaaagtgcacatttcagAAGTTGGTACAGGGAATCGGATTACGTCGGCTTACAGATTTGAAAAATgcggaatcagggggagatacaattcagggggagcatccatgatacatgcatgttgtactctttttccttcgcttaggatttttcccactgggtttttcctatcaaggttttaacgaggcaacctaagcatgctcaacaccatccgggtaaagttgtactctttttccttcgctatggttttttcccacagggtttttccaagcaaggttttaatgaggcaactgatgttgatatgtgggcatccaagggggagtgttgtaaatgatgggtatgtttgcccacatgtgtatagtaatgtgtatagtaaagtatCACATGTGTACTATATACTCATAAGCTAAATAgtaatgttttgtaattttccattgaagtagctctataaatagagcaattCAATTGTGCAAAGATGAgtgaatgagaagaagaaagaaaagagaaatatatctaatagcaataatatacattacttcctctggAACAGCTTGTGTCGGTATATTactctgcaactgcttcgttccttcaccgagtaaaggttatctctctataaattttgcctatttataacaaaaatataGTTCTTACACCAGTTATATAAGGTAGATAGTTTTAGGGTTTCTGTGAATATAAGCATAGCACATGAAGTAATCATGGCACTTGTTTGCAGTCTTTGAAGTTTACGCATATAACTTAGTTCTATAAATAGTCGAAGTTTTTACAATTATGCCGGGATCGCGCATCTCtcatatatacttatatacatgCATGCAGGCATTAAATATGGCAGCGGaaaaataaggatcaaaattgaagaaacaTCAATTTATTCATATGCTTTGCATGCATGATGTATGTTTATTCTTTATGGATTTTAatttagctctgataccaactgctAGCACTACTAGAAAAATAGCTATAGAGCATTGATCTTATTGGTGCCCATTGGAAACAGTGGACACTGAATTCGGTGGCAAGCATAAATTAGGGTCCATGTCCTCTAGATCTGGCATTCGTGttgtgttttccgtgttcgtgtcgttttcatgtcatacccgatatcttaacgggtcgtgtcgtgtaacacccgttaaaataaacaggtaaAATGACCAGACCCGAAAtcaacccgataatattaacaggtaatatgaccccaCCCATTagccgttaaggaaaatatattttaaaccaataaataatcaaatgaaaaacataatactaaataagtatatacataccatattgtcacatccaaaacataaaaacacatttttttaagtatattttcacttaccttaagtctttaatagttttttaattaatatagaagtgtaaaaaaatatagaaaaaatatataaacgctcataatgacaagctttacaattttcatgaagagcttaacttcgaaattccccactataatcatataaatcatagatcaaaatttaaccgttgattgttgtttacatttatgcttcattgttctcatcaaattttatttttttagattttattttttgaaaacttgatatattagaggatgcaggaagatgaatggtttggattgttgatattatatttagagttttacggttaatgaaaatattgcttgatgtttataaagtttttacaaactatatgacatcgactcatatttcagttaaccgtaaatatcaaaacgtgatatcaaagatcttcaaagatctgaaccattcatcttcttacatccgccatatgatcatgttttcaaaaaagaaaattttaaaaatgaaattcagtaagaagaataaagcataAATGACAATCGgtggttaaatataaatttaagatttatgaattatagtgttggagtttgaagctgaccccttcatgaaagttgtaaagtttgtcactatgagtgattgtatatttttttttacatttttaacacttctacaataattattattaatttttccctcaaataaaaaccattattcatgaaggtttgaaggattttaaaaatctaaacgataatgtaagtgtaaccattatctactcgtagaggaataatgatgaatcatgagtgtttatatattctttcacatttttcatacttgtatgtatgtcttcttagtttttgcctatacaaataccatattagtttattttaattttggacaacagcatattaagtaaaatttatcctagtaatgataataaggaatcttcataataaaaataaataatgactatttttttttaaaacttatatagaataacaatacaaaactatatatttaatgtagaatatattgtatatattaatatgactattatattttataataaatcttatagtaattaaactttgaaattatcaaaataatttttttgttaacgGGTGGAGAAGGATTACCCAAATGTTAGCATGTATACCCATTAAGAATCCGTTATTAATGGGTTCTTAACAATTACCCAATAATGActcgataagttatcgtgttgatcaAAAGCCCATTATTTTTGTATCGTATCACCGTGTCGTGTCAAAATCTGCATGATCTAATATCCTCTATAGAAATCTATTGTAACAAACACCACCATTTATACATtggtttatttgtttatatatatgatattattatattttggtttatttgttttttaaaagATTAAATATTTTGTTAGGTAAAATATGCCTTTTAGCATCAGTCAAGGa of Malus sylvestris chromosome 6, drMalSylv7.2, whole genome shotgun sequence contains these proteins:
- the LOC126625311 gene encoding uncharacterized protein LOC126625311, which produces MRRRKKREIYLIAIIYITSSGTACVGILLCNCFVPSPSKEKKMANLAKLDFAALDITGKNYLTWVLDTKIHLEAANLGDTIKEESSSSSQDRAKAMIFIRRHLDEALKSEYLTVEDPLALWNALRSRYNHQTTVILPKARYDWTHLRIQDFKSVAEYNSALFRITSQMKLCGDTITEEMLLEKTFSTFHASNMVLQQQYRARGFTEYNQLISVLLVAEQNNELLMKNHNSRPTGSAPFPEVNVASLERNTISSRGNNYKRGRGHKQGRWKGKSKNHGVQFHNQVPRYNPGPSFKNTNRQKGKAHVNTPRNHEGGCHRCGGNGHWARTCRTPKHLVELYQASFKEKGVEINFLDQAKPMETPDPVTNLSGQLNTTHLDATDFINERGNEVYGSD